A genome region from Acipenser ruthenus chromosome 29, fAciRut3.2 maternal haplotype, whole genome shotgun sequence includes the following:
- the LOC117429412 gene encoding protein APCDD1-like, which produces MMLAHLAHLVQILSVAWALEVLPISGSKLWDVPSAPHPQVNTTVKLQWEPQCQFQLRHLQDGARITALVPPQLEGNWVSTGCEVRPGPEFLTRFYTFYSNRLFKALQFYYRDGGCREPAYSLTIKGKLRLRQASWITRGATETDHHVNKVGIVFHSQAAMQELTGRINLTCPGFPSRGGRWAPGRVYELYNSKSGRDCRAGLGFSMLELGLLRVEKQQHPQRRLVEELFLGDVHTDWAQRMNYRPTGYQRPLQSAMHHIHPCPACGIIYRSNEHQPPILPRQPDLPLELQGKWVSRECEVRPAVLFLTRYFIFQERSRSWEGYYHHYSDPACRQPTFTVHASGRYVRGPRSAAVPGGTDFVFKVTHAKVTALDRASVLMLNASEEGTCGEAGSWTLGEEQDITGTQGCASLGITLPHNEYELFKTQLDHKQRPLLFIGERPTDGSSPDRPEKRPTSYQAPLVQCAGTVETAARHGQRSQPGRASVLTATPWATLLGVSLYLLAVL; this is translated from the exons ATGATGCTTGCTCATCTCGCGCACCTGGTCCAGATTCTGTCGGTGGCATGGGCTCTGGAGG TGCTGCCGATCTCTGGAAGCAAGCTGTGGGACGTCCCGTCAGCTCCGCACCCCCAGGTGAACACAACGGTCAAGCTGCAGTGGGAGCCGCAGTGCCAGTTCCAATTGCGCCACTTGCAGGACGGGGCGAGGATCACAGCCCTCGTACCACCTCAGCTGGAGGGCAACTGGGTGTCCACAGG GTGTGAGGTGCGCCCTGGTCCGGAGTTTCTCACGCGGTTCTACACCTTCTACTCCAACCGGCTCTTCAAAGCCCTGCAGTTCTACTACCGGGATGGGGGCTGCCGGGAGCCCGCCTACTCACTGACCATCAAGGGGAAGCTACGACTGCGCCAGGCATCCTGGATCACCCGAGGAGCCACCGAGACCGACCACCACGTCAACAAAGTGGGCATCGTCTTCCACAGCCAGGCAGCCATGCAGGAGCTCACGGGCCGGATCAACCTCACCTGCCCGGGGTTCCCGTCGCGGGGGGGCCGCTGGGCGCCAGGGAGGGTTTACGAGCTGTACAACTCCAAGAGCGGCCGTGACTGCAGGGCAGGCTTGGGCTTCTCCATGCTGGAGCTGGGGCTGCTCAGGGTGGAGAAGCAGCAGCACCCACAGCGCCGCCTGGTGGAGGAGCTGTTCCTGGGCGACGTGCACACCGACTGGGCGCAGAGAATGAACTACAGGCCCACCGGGTACCAGCGCCCGCTGCAGAGTGCCatg CACCACATACACCCGTGTCCGGCGTGCGGAATCATCTACCGCTCCAACGAGCACCAGCCCCCCATCCTGCCCCGCCAGCCGGACCTGCCCCTGGAGCTCCAGGGCAAGTGGGTGAGCCGGGAGTGCGAGGTGCGACCCGCGGTCCTCTTCCTCACCCGCTACTTCATCTTCCAAGAGCGCAGCCGATCCTGGGAGGGCTACTATCACCACTACTCTGACCCTGCGTGCCGGCAGCCCACCTTCACCGTGCACGCCTCGGGGCGCTACGTGAGGGGCCCCCGCTCCGCAGCGGTCCCCGGCGGCACCGACTTCGTGTTCAAGGTGACTCATGCCAAGGTGACGGCTCTGGACAGGGCCTCGGTGCTGATGCTCAACGCCTCCGAGGAGGGCACCTGCGGAGAGGCGGGCTCCTGGACGCTCGGGGAGGAGCAGGACATCACCGGCACTCAGGGCTGCGCCTCGCTGGGCATCACGCTCCCCCACAATGAGTACGAGCTCTTCAAAACACAGCTGGACcacaagcagcgccccctactgttCATCGGCGAGAGGCCCACCGACGGCTCCAGCCCCGACCGGCCTGAGAAGAGGCCCACCTCCTACCAGGCCCCGCTGGTCCAGTGCGCAGGGACGGTGGAGACGGCTGCCAGGCACGGCCAGCGCAGCCAGCCGGGCAGAGCCAGCGTGCTCACAGCGACTCCCTGGGCAACCCTGCTGGGGGTCAGCTTGTACCTGCTCGCTGTGCTCTGA